The Vespula vulgaris chromosome 12, iyVesVulg1.1, whole genome shotgun sequence genome window below encodes:
- the LOC127067986 gene encoding 10 kDa heat shock protein, mitochondrial, producing the protein MATSVAANAVKRLVPLFDRVLIKRAEVITKTKGGIVLPEKAQAKVLQGTVVAIGPGSRNNKGEHVPLSIKVGDTVLLPEYGGTKVELEDNKEYHLFRESDILAKLEV; encoded by the exons ATG GCTACTAGTGTTGCTGCTAATGCAGTTAAAAGGCTCGTTCCTTTGTTCGATAgagttttgataaaaagaGCAGAAGTTATAACCAAAACAAAAGGAGGCATTGTTCTTCCTGAAAAAGCACAAGCTAAAGTATTACAAGGGACTGTTGTAGCTATAGGACCTGGCTCTCGAAACAAt AAAGGTGAACATGTACCCTTGAGTATTAAGGTTGGTGATACTGTGCTGCTACCTGAATATGGTGGTACAAAAGTTGAGCTTGAAGACAACAAGGAATATCATCTATTTCGTGAATCTGATATTTTAGCAAAACTAGAAGTTTGA
- the LOC127067973 gene encoding heat shock protein 60A gives MYRLPSMMRSVALRQMQLQTRTYAKDVRFGAEVRALMLQGVDILADAVAVTMGPKGRNVILEQSWGSPKITKDGVTVAKGVELKDKFQNIGAKLVQDVANNTNEEAGDGTTTATVLARAIAKEGFEKISKGANPVEIRRGVMLAVDKIKEELKLLSKPVTTSEEIAQVATISANGDKTIGNLISDAMRKVGNEGVITVKDGKTLHDELEVIEGMKFDRGYISPYFINSSKGAKVEFQDALLLFSEKKISSVQSIIPALELANTQRKPLVIIAEDIDGEALSTLVVNRLKIGLQVAAVKAPGFGENRKATLQDMAISTGGIVFGDDANLVKLEDVQLSDLGQVGEVVITKDDTLFLNGKGKKSDIDRRAEQIRDQINDTTSDYEKEKLQERLAKITTGVAVLRVGGSSEVEVNEKKDRVTDALNATRAAVEEGIVPGGGTALLRCAPSLQQLKASNTDQAIGIKIVANALRMPCLQIALNAGVDASLVVAKVSDGKLGYDALNDEYVDMIEKGIIDPTKVVRTALTDAAGVASLLTTAEAVVTELPKEESQTPMGGMGGMGGMGGMGGMGM, from the exons atGTATAGATTACCAAGCATGATGCGCTCTGTAGCTCTGCGCCAAATGCAGCTGCAGACACGAACTTATGCTAAAGATGTTAGATTTGGAGCAGAAGTACGAGCCTTGATGTTGCAAGGTGTAGATATTTTAGCAGATGCCGTAGCTGTAACAATGGGCCCTAAAGGACGTAATGTTATTCTGGAACAAAGTTGGGGTAGCCCCAAAATTACTAAAGACGGTGTAACAGTAGCTAAAGGAGTTGAATTAAAAGATAAGTTCCAGAATATTGGAGCAAAATTAGTACAAGATGTGGCTAATAATACTAATGAAGAGGCTGGAGATGGAACTACAACGGCTACTGTTTTAGCCAGAGCCATAGCTAAAGAAGGTTTTGAAAAGATTAGTAAAGGTGCTAATCCTGTTGAAATCAGAAGAG GAGTAATGTTAGCCGTCgacaaaattaaagaagaattaaagcTTTTAAGCAAACCTGTAACAACATCTGAAGAAATTGCTCAAGTAGCCACTATATCTGCTAATGGAGATAAGACTATTGGAAATCTAATTTCTGATGCCATGAGAAAAGTTGGTAATGAAGGTGTTATTACAGTGAAAGATGGGAAAACCCTTCATGATGAACTTGAAGTAATAGAAGGAATGAAATTTGATAGAGGATATATTTCCCCATACTTCATAAATTCTAGTAAAGGTGCCAAAGTAGAATTTCAAGATGCATTATTACTCTttagtgaaaagaaaatatcatctGTACAAAGTATTATACCTGCTTTGGAGTTAGCAAATACGCAGCGCAAGCCACTTGTTATAATTGCAGAAGATATTGATGGGGAAGCATTGTCAACTTTAGTTGTTAACAGATTAAAAATTGGATTGCAAGTAGCTGCAGTTAAAGCACCTGGTTTTGGTGAAAACAGAAAAGCAACTCTGCAAGATATGGCCATTTCTACAGGTGGTATAGTTTTTGGAGATGATGCAAATCTTGTTAAACTGGAAGATGTACag TTAAGCGACTTAGGGCAAGTTGGAGAAGTTGTCATTACAAAGGATGATACACTCTTCTTAAACGGTAAAGGGAAGAAGAGTGACATTGACAGAAGAGCGGAACAAATTAGAGATCAAATTAATGACACCACATCTGactatgagaaagaaaaattgcaagAACGACTTGCAAAAATTACAACAGGTGTAGCAGTTTTAAGAGTTGGTGGAAGTAGTGAAGTAGaagttaatgaaaaaaaggaccGTGTTACTGATGCATTGAATGCTACTAGAGCTGCTGTCGAGGAAGGTATTGTACCTGGAG GTGGAACTGCTTTGTTAAGATGTGCTCCATCATTACAACAATTAAAAGCATCCAATACTGATCAAGCAATAGGTATCAAAATTGTAGCAAATGCTTTGAGAATGCCATGCTTGCAAATTGCTCTAAATGCAGGTGTAGATGCAAGTCTTGTTGTTGCAAAAGTCAGCGATGGAAAACTTGGCTATgacgcattaaatgacgaatATGTTGATATGATAGAAAAAGGTATTATTGATCCTACTAAAGTAGTACGCACAGCACTTACGGATGCAGCAGGAGTTGCATCATTGCTTACGACTGCAGAGGCAGTTGTAACTGAATTGCCTAAAGAAGAATCACAAACACCAATGGGTGGTATGGGTGGCATGGGTGGTATGGGTGGTATGGGTGGAATGGGCATGTAA
- the LOC127067976 gene encoding DEAD-box helicase Dbp80 isoform X1 — MLCIYRLVAVTNLNLEKPKETSENANEDTKSDDGTEEQISPAEKSLLQKIIRKGLVETTKDIEVQRKDPSSPLYSVKSFEALHLKPALLKGVYAMGFNAPSKIQETALPTLLADPPHNMIAQSQSGTGKTAAFVLAMLSRVDTSKDYPQVLCLSPTYELAIQTGEVAAKMSRFCPEIKLKYAVRGEEISRGTKIKDHIIIGTPGKVLDWALKFKFFNLYKISVFVLDEADVMIATQGHQDQCIRIHKLLSRTCQMMFFSATYEAAVMAFAEIIVSNPLIIRLMKEEESLDNIKQYYVKCKDIDEKYAAITNIYGVITIGQAIIFCHTKKTASWLAEKMTRDGHAVAVLTGELTVEQRISVLDRFRAGLEKVLITTNVLARGIDVEQVTIVVNFDLPMDQSRQADCETYLHRIGRTGRFGKSGIAINLIDSPHAMQLCQDIEKHFGKKIQYLDAEDADEIEKIGA; from the exons ATGTTATGTATTTATCGACTTGTTGCG GTAACAAATTTAAATCTAGAGAAGCCAAAAGAAACATCAGAAAATGCAAATGAGGATACAAAAAGTGATGATGGTACAGAAGAACAGATTTCACCGGcagaaaaatctttattgCAAAAAATTATAAGGAAAGGATTGGTTGAAACCACAAAAGATATAGAAGTACAAAGAAAGGATCCGTCATCTCCATTATATAGTGTTAAATCTTTTGAAGCACTTCATCT tAAACCTGCATTATTAAAAGGAGTTTATGCAATGGGTTTTAATGCACCATCGAAGATTCAAGAAACAGCATTACCAACTTTGCTTGCCGATCC GCCTCATAATATGATAGCACAATCACAATCTGGAACTGGTAAAACTGCAGCATTTGTATTAGCCATGTTAAGTAGAGTAGATACAAGTAAGGATTATCCACAAGTACTTTGTTTATCACCTACATATGAATTAGCGATACAAACTGGAGAAGTTGCTGCTAAAATGTCACGTTTCTGTCCTGAAATTAAATTGAAGTATGCTGTTAGAGGGgaagaaa ttTCTCGTGGCACAAAAATCAAAGATCATATCATTATAGGAACACCAGGAAAAGTTTTAGATTGGGCActcaaatttaaattttttaatttatacaaaatctCAGTTTTTGTCCTTGATGAAGCTGATGTAATGATAGCAACACAAGGCCATCAAGACCAATGTATCCGCATTCACAA attacTTTCACGCACATGTCAAATGATGTTTTTCTCAGCAACATATGAAGCTGCAGTAATGGCATTTGCTGAAATTATAGTTAGCAATCCTCTCATAATACgattaatgaaagaagaagaaagtttagATAacattaaacaatattatgtCAAATGCAAAGACATAGATGAAAAATATGCAGCTATTACCAATATTTATGGTGTAATAACAATCGGACAAGCCATTATTTTCTGCCAt ACCAAGAAAACGGCTAGTTGGTTAGCAGAAAAAATGACAAGAGATGGTCATGCAGTAGCAGTTTTAACTGGTGAATTAACAGTAGAACAAAGAATTTCTGTATTGGATAGATTTAGGGCTGGCTTGGAAAAAGTTCTTATTACAACGAACGTATTAGCAAGAG gaATCGACGTGGAGCAAGTAACTATAGTAGTAAATTTTGATCTACCAATGGATCAAAGTCGTCAAGCTGATTGCGAAacatatttacatagaatCGGTAGGACAGGACGTTTTGGTAAATCTGGAATTGCCATTAATTTAATAGATTCGCCACATGCAATGCAATTATGTCAGGACATAGAAAAACATTTTGGAAAGAAGATACAGTACCTCGACGCAGAAGATGcagatgaaattgaaaaaattggtGCATAA
- the LOC127067976 gene encoding DEAD-box helicase Dbp80 isoform X3, translated as MASAKIDWGKFAEEQDKLASEVTNLNLEKPKETSENANEDTKSDDGTEEQISPAEKSLLQKIIRKGLVETTKDIEVQRKDPSSPLYSVKSFEALHLKPALLKGVYAMGFNAPSKIQETALPTLLADPPHNMIAQSQSGTGKTAAFVLAMLSRVDTSKDYPQVLCLSPTYELAIQTGEVAAKMSRFCPEIKLKYAVRGEEISRGTKIKDHIIIGTPGKVLDWALKFKFFNLYKISVFVLDEADVMIATQGHQDQCIRIHKLLSRTCQMMFFSATYEAAVMAFAEIIVSNPLIIRLMKEEESLDNIKQYYVKCKDIDEKYAAITNIYGVITIGQAIIFCHTKKTASWLAEKMTRDGHAVAVLTGELTVEQRISVLDRFRAGLEKVLITTNVLARGIDVEQVTIVVNFDLPMDQSRQADCETYLHRIGRTGRFGKSGIAINLIDSPHAMQLCQDIEKHFGKKIQYLDAEDADEIEKIGA; from the exons ATGGCTTCTGCCAAAATTGATTGGGGGAAATTTGCTGAAGAACAAGATAAATTAGCTTCTGAG GTAACAAATTTAAATCTAGAGAAGCCAAAAGAAACATCAGAAAATGCAAATGAGGATACAAAAAGTGATGATGGTACAGAAGAACAGATTTCACCGGcagaaaaatctttattgCAAAAAATTATAAGGAAAGGATTGGTTGAAACCACAAAAGATATAGAAGTACAAAGAAAGGATCCGTCATCTCCATTATATAGTGTTAAATCTTTTGAAGCACTTCATCT tAAACCTGCATTATTAAAAGGAGTTTATGCAATGGGTTTTAATGCACCATCGAAGATTCAAGAAACAGCATTACCAACTTTGCTTGCCGATCC GCCTCATAATATGATAGCACAATCACAATCTGGAACTGGTAAAACTGCAGCATTTGTATTAGCCATGTTAAGTAGAGTAGATACAAGTAAGGATTATCCACAAGTACTTTGTTTATCACCTACATATGAATTAGCGATACAAACTGGAGAAGTTGCTGCTAAAATGTCACGTTTCTGTCCTGAAATTAAATTGAAGTATGCTGTTAGAGGGgaagaaa ttTCTCGTGGCACAAAAATCAAAGATCATATCATTATAGGAACACCAGGAAAAGTTTTAGATTGGGCActcaaatttaaattttttaatttatacaaaatctCAGTTTTTGTCCTTGATGAAGCTGATGTAATGATAGCAACACAAGGCCATCAAGACCAATGTATCCGCATTCACAA attacTTTCACGCACATGTCAAATGATGTTTTTCTCAGCAACATATGAAGCTGCAGTAATGGCATTTGCTGAAATTATAGTTAGCAATCCTCTCATAATACgattaatgaaagaagaagaaagtttagATAacattaaacaatattatgtCAAATGCAAAGACATAGATGAAAAATATGCAGCTATTACCAATATTTATGGTGTAATAACAATCGGACAAGCCATTATTTTCTGCCAt ACCAAGAAAACGGCTAGTTGGTTAGCAGAAAAAATGACAAGAGATGGTCATGCAGTAGCAGTTTTAACTGGTGAATTAACAGTAGAACAAAGAATTTCTGTATTGGATAGATTTAGGGCTGGCTTGGAAAAAGTTCTTATTACAACGAACGTATTAGCAAGAG gaATCGACGTGGAGCAAGTAACTATAGTAGTAAATTTTGATCTACCAATGGATCAAAGTCGTCAAGCTGATTGCGAAacatatttacatagaatCGGTAGGACAGGACGTTTTGGTAAATCTGGAATTGCCATTAATTTAATAGATTCGCCACATGCAATGCAATTATGTCAGGACATAGAAAAACATTTTGGAAAGAAGATACAGTACCTCGACGCAGAAGATGcagatgaaattgaaaaaattggtGCATAA
- the LOC127067976 gene encoding DEAD-box helicase Dbp80 isoform X2: MLFLFISSTNVLSINSLRKTIVNVKFCYCFVTNLNLEKPKETSENANEDTKSDDGTEEQISPAEKSLLQKIIRKGLVETTKDIEVQRKDPSSPLYSVKSFEALHLKPALLKGVYAMGFNAPSKIQETALPTLLADPPHNMIAQSQSGTGKTAAFVLAMLSRVDTSKDYPQVLCLSPTYELAIQTGEVAAKMSRFCPEIKLKYAVRGEEISRGTKIKDHIIIGTPGKVLDWALKFKFFNLYKISVFVLDEADVMIATQGHQDQCIRIHKLLSRTCQMMFFSATYEAAVMAFAEIIVSNPLIIRLMKEEESLDNIKQYYVKCKDIDEKYAAITNIYGVITIGQAIIFCHTKKTASWLAEKMTRDGHAVAVLTGELTVEQRISVLDRFRAGLEKVLITTNVLARGIDVEQVTIVVNFDLPMDQSRQADCETYLHRIGRTGRFGKSGIAINLIDSPHAMQLCQDIEKHFGKKIQYLDAEDADEIEKIGA, from the exons ATgctctttttgtttatttcatcTACAAATGTTTTAAGTATAAACAGtttaagaaaaacaatagtgaacgtaaaattttgttattgcttt GTAACAAATTTAAATCTAGAGAAGCCAAAAGAAACATCAGAAAATGCAAATGAGGATACAAAAAGTGATGATGGTACAGAAGAACAGATTTCACCGGcagaaaaatctttattgCAAAAAATTATAAGGAAAGGATTGGTTGAAACCACAAAAGATATAGAAGTACAAAGAAAGGATCCGTCATCTCCATTATATAGTGTTAAATCTTTTGAAGCACTTCATCT tAAACCTGCATTATTAAAAGGAGTTTATGCAATGGGTTTTAATGCACCATCGAAGATTCAAGAAACAGCATTACCAACTTTGCTTGCCGATCC GCCTCATAATATGATAGCACAATCACAATCTGGAACTGGTAAAACTGCAGCATTTGTATTAGCCATGTTAAGTAGAGTAGATACAAGTAAGGATTATCCACAAGTACTTTGTTTATCACCTACATATGAATTAGCGATACAAACTGGAGAAGTTGCTGCTAAAATGTCACGTTTCTGTCCTGAAATTAAATTGAAGTATGCTGTTAGAGGGgaagaaa ttTCTCGTGGCACAAAAATCAAAGATCATATCATTATAGGAACACCAGGAAAAGTTTTAGATTGGGCActcaaatttaaattttttaatttatacaaaatctCAGTTTTTGTCCTTGATGAAGCTGATGTAATGATAGCAACACAAGGCCATCAAGACCAATGTATCCGCATTCACAA attacTTTCACGCACATGTCAAATGATGTTTTTCTCAGCAACATATGAAGCTGCAGTAATGGCATTTGCTGAAATTATAGTTAGCAATCCTCTCATAATACgattaatgaaagaagaagaaagtttagATAacattaaacaatattatgtCAAATGCAAAGACATAGATGAAAAATATGCAGCTATTACCAATATTTATGGTGTAATAACAATCGGACAAGCCATTATTTTCTGCCAt ACCAAGAAAACGGCTAGTTGGTTAGCAGAAAAAATGACAAGAGATGGTCATGCAGTAGCAGTTTTAACTGGTGAATTAACAGTAGAACAAAGAATTTCTGTATTGGATAGATTTAGGGCTGGCTTGGAAAAAGTTCTTATTACAACGAACGTATTAGCAAGAG gaATCGACGTGGAGCAAGTAACTATAGTAGTAAATTTTGATCTACCAATGGATCAAAGTCGTCAAGCTGATTGCGAAacatatttacatagaatCGGTAGGACAGGACGTTTTGGTAAATCTGGAATTGCCATTAATTTAATAGATTCGCCACATGCAATGCAATTATGTCAGGACATAGAAAAACATTTTGGAAAGAAGATACAGTACCTCGACGCAGAAGATGcagatgaaattgaaaaaattggtGCATAA